The proteins below come from a single Malus sylvestris chromosome 3, drMalSylv7.2, whole genome shotgun sequence genomic window:
- the LOC126614216 gene encoding histone deacetylase 8 isoform X5, which produces MAALTATAPADRIHVFWHEGMLNHDSGHGVFDTGMDPGFLDVLEKHPENSDRIKNMVSILKRGPISPYISWVPGRPSLLSELLSFHSPEYINELVEADRDGGKMLCTGTFLNPGSWDASLLAAGTTLSAMRHVLDGHGKISYALVRPPGHHAQPTQADGYCFLNNAGLAVQLALNSGCAKVAVVDIDVHYGNGTAEGFYRSDKVLTISLHMNHGSWGPSHPQTGSVDELGEGEGLGYNLNIPLPNGTGDQGYGHAMTELVVPAVGKFEPEMIVLVMGQDSSAFDPNGRQCLTMEGYKEIGRTVRGLADRHCRGRLLIVQEGGYHVTYSAYCLHATLEGSR; this is translated from the exons ATGGCTGCTTTAACTGCTACTGCCCCAGCTGACCGAATACATGTATTCTGGCACGAGGGCATGCTCAACCACGACTCCGGCCATGGAGTATTCGACACTGGAATGGATCCTGGTTTTCTAGACGTTCTAGAAAAGCACCCAGAGAACTCTGACAGAATCAAAAACATGGTTTCTATTCTAAAAAGAGGTCCCATCTCTCCCTACATATCTTGGGTTCCGGGAAGGCCTTCTCTGCTCTCTGAATTGCTCTCTTTCCACTCTCCAG AATACATAAATGAGCTAGTTGAAGCAGATAGAGATGGGGGTAAGATGCTATGTACCGGCACTTTCTTGAACCCCGGCTCATGGGATGCCTCGCTCCTTGCTGCCGGTACTACATTATCAGCAATGAGGCATGTACTTGATGGACACGGAAAAATTTCTTATGCATTGGTTAGGCCTCCGGGTCACCATGCTCAGCCTACACAAGCTGATGGCTACTGCTTCCTTAACAATGCCGGTCTTGCTGTTCAATTGGCTTTAAATTCTGGCTGTGCAAAGGTTGCAGTCGTAGACATCGATGTTCATTATGGAAATGGGACTGCCGAGGGGTTTTATCGGTCTGATAAAGTTCTTACAATCTCCCTTCACATGAATCATGGTTCCTGGGGCCCGTCTCACCCACAAACTGGCTCTGTTGATGAGCTCGGTGAAGGGGAAGGGCTAGGTTATAATTTGAATATACCTCTGCCAAATGGGACAGGGGACCAAGGATATGGACATGCCATGACTGAGTTGGTTGTCCCTGCTGTTGGAAAGTTTGAACCTGAAATGATAGTTCTGGTCATGGGCCAAGATTCAAGTGCG TTTGATCCAAATGGAAGGCAATGCTTGACAATGGAGGGTTATAAAGAGATTGGCCGCACGGTTCGGGGCCTGGCGGATAGACACTGCAGAGGACGTCTTCTGATTGTCCAGGAAGGTGGATATCATGTTACCTACTCAGCCTATTGTCTTCATGCAACACTTGAAG
- the LOC126614216 gene encoding histone deacetylase 8 isoform X2 has protein sequence MAALTATAPADRIHVFWHEGMLNHDSGHGVFDTGMDPGFLDVLEKHPENSDRIKNMVSILKRGPISPYISWVPGRPSLLSELLSFHSPEYINELVEADRDGGKMLCTGTFLNPGSWDASLLAAGTTLSAMRHVLDGHGKISYALVRPPGHHAQPTQADGYCFLNNAGLAVQLALNSGCAKVAVVDIDVHYGNGTAEGFYRSDKVLTISLHMNHGSWGPSHPQTGSVDELGEGEGLGYNLNIPLPNGTGDQGYGHAMTELVVPAVGKFEPEMIVLVMGQDSSAFDPNGRQCLTMEGYKEIGRTVRGLADRHCRGRLLIVQEGGYHVTYSAYCLHATLEGVLNLPVSLLSDPIAYYPEDKAFAIEVIKSIKKFQKDNVPFLIQD, from the exons ATGGCTGCTTTAACTGCTACTGCCCCAGCTGACCGAATACATGTATTCTGGCACGAGGGCATGCTCAACCACGACTCCGGCCATGGAGTATTCGACACTGGAATGGATCCTGGTTTTCTAGACGTTCTAGAAAAGCACCCAGAGAACTCTGACAGAATCAAAAACATGGTTTCTATTCTAAAAAGAGGTCCCATCTCTCCCTACATATCTTGGGTTCCGGGAAGGCCTTCTCTGCTCTCTGAATTGCTCTCTTTCCACTCTCCAG AATACATAAATGAGCTAGTTGAAGCAGATAGAGATGGGGGTAAGATGCTATGTACCGGCACTTTCTTGAACCCCGGCTCATGGGATGCCTCGCTCCTTGCTGCCGGTACTACATTATCAGCAATGAGGCATGTACTTGATGGACACGGAAAAATTTCTTATGCATTGGTTAGGCCTCCGGGTCACCATGCTCAGCCTACACAAGCTGATGGCTACTGCTTCCTTAACAATGCCGGTCTTGCTGTTCAATTGGCTTTAAATTCTGGCTGTGCAAAGGTTGCAGTCGTAGACATCGATGTTCATTATGGAAATGGGACTGCCGAGGGGTTTTATCGGTCTGATAAAGTTCTTACAATCTCCCTTCACATGAATCATGGTTCCTGGGGCCCGTCTCACCCACAAACTGGCTCTGTTGATGAGCTCGGTGAAGGGGAAGGGCTAGGTTATAATTTGAATATACCTCTGCCAAATGGGACAGGGGACCAAGGATATGGACATGCCATGACTGAGTTGGTTGTCCCTGCTGTTGGAAAGTTTGAACCTGAAATGATAGTTCTGGTCATGGGCCAAGATTCAAGTGCG TTTGATCCAAATGGAAGGCAATGCTTGACAATGGAGGGTTATAAAGAGATTGGCCGCACGGTTCGGGGCCTGGCGGATAGACACTGCAGAGGACGTCTTCTGATTGTCCAGGAAGGTGGATATCATGTTACCTACTCAGCCTATTGTCTTCATGCAACACTTGAAGGTGTGCTTAACCTACCAGTTTCTTTATTATCTGATCCCATTGCTTATTACCCAGAGGATAAGGCATTTGCTATAGAAGTAATTAAATCTATTAAAAAGTTCCAGAAAGACAATGTACCGTTTTTAATTCAAGATTAA
- the LOC126614216 gene encoding histone deacetylase 8 isoform X3, whose amino-acid sequence MAALTATAPADRIHVFWHEGMLNHDSGHGVFDTGMDPGFLDVLEKHPENSDRIKNMVSILKRGPISPYISWVPGRPSLLSELLSFHSPEYINELVEADRDGGKMLCTGTFLNPGSWDASLLAAGTTLSAMRHVLDGHGKISYALVRPPGHHAQPTQADGYCFLNNAGLAVQLALNSGCAKVAVVDIDVHYGNGTAEGFYRSDKVLTISLHMNHGSWGPSHPQTGSVDELGEGEGLGYNLNIPLPNGTGDQGYGHAMTELVVPAVGKFEPEMIVLVMGQDSSAFDPNGRQCLTMEGYKEIGRTVRGLADRHCRGRLLIVQEGGYHVTYSAYCLHATLEGMRE is encoded by the exons ATGGCTGCTTTAACTGCTACTGCCCCAGCTGACCGAATACATGTATTCTGGCACGAGGGCATGCTCAACCACGACTCCGGCCATGGAGTATTCGACACTGGAATGGATCCTGGTTTTCTAGACGTTCTAGAAAAGCACCCAGAGAACTCTGACAGAATCAAAAACATGGTTTCTATTCTAAAAAGAGGTCCCATCTCTCCCTACATATCTTGGGTTCCGGGAAGGCCTTCTCTGCTCTCTGAATTGCTCTCTTTCCACTCTCCAG AATACATAAATGAGCTAGTTGAAGCAGATAGAGATGGGGGTAAGATGCTATGTACCGGCACTTTCTTGAACCCCGGCTCATGGGATGCCTCGCTCCTTGCTGCCGGTACTACATTATCAGCAATGAGGCATGTACTTGATGGACACGGAAAAATTTCTTATGCATTGGTTAGGCCTCCGGGTCACCATGCTCAGCCTACACAAGCTGATGGCTACTGCTTCCTTAACAATGCCGGTCTTGCTGTTCAATTGGCTTTAAATTCTGGCTGTGCAAAGGTTGCAGTCGTAGACATCGATGTTCATTATGGAAATGGGACTGCCGAGGGGTTTTATCGGTCTGATAAAGTTCTTACAATCTCCCTTCACATGAATCATGGTTCCTGGGGCCCGTCTCACCCACAAACTGGCTCTGTTGATGAGCTCGGTGAAGGGGAAGGGCTAGGTTATAATTTGAATATACCTCTGCCAAATGGGACAGGGGACCAAGGATATGGACATGCCATGACTGAGTTGGTTGTCCCTGCTGTTGGAAAGTTTGAACCTGAAATGATAGTTCTGGTCATGGGCCAAGATTCAAGTGCG TTTGATCCAAATGGAAGGCAATGCTTGACAATGGAGGGTTATAAAGAGATTGGCCGCACGGTTCGGGGCCTGGCGGATAGACACTGCAGAGGACGTCTTCTGATTGTCCAGGAAGGTGGATATCATGTTACCTACTCAGCCTATTGTCTTCATGCAACACTTGAAG GGATGCGGGAGTAG